The proteins below come from a single Triticum aestivum cultivar Chinese Spring chromosome 5D, IWGSC CS RefSeq v2.1, whole genome shotgun sequence genomic window:
- the LOC123125336 gene encoding E3 ubiquitin-protein ligase WAV3-like — translation MGRGHATFTAECSHSFHLRCVHHQTACPLCFTPWRDVPGVAPARDLLFRDDEPLEPQPAAAATETTTAGGGVMSITTHCEYPAIAKDASRDGFAVLVHAKAPALAPAAAKAARAPLDLVMVLDVSGSMGGRKLALLKQAVGFVVDKLGPHDRLSLESFSCDARRLTRLTRMSDAGRASTERTVESLAAGGGTNIKEGLREAAKVIDGRRYRNAVTGVILLSDGQDNYTLSSRFYNQDVATDYSVLVPPSLIRTGDGSSPPIHTFGFGTDHDSAAMHTIAEATGGTFAFIENEAVIQDSFAQCIGGLLSVAAQEARVAVECVCPGVRVRSIKSGRYKSRVDANGRAAAVEIGELYADEERRFLLLVDVPTAGATDDVTSLMKVSCTYRDVATGQSVDVAGEDVAVKRPVEAPEAEPDVEVERERLRVQAAEDIAAARAAAERGEHAEASEMLSRRRMALRQSPLGASGDAGCAELAAELGELSERVGDRREYDLSGRASLLCGMSAHSQQRTSVKVGRARYATPAMRKMVDLSVKTREQQQQQHRRPRGRRCRRRRHLRRRRRLSLRTW, via the coding sequence ATGGGCCGCGGCCACGCCACCTTCACGGCCGAGTGCTCCCACAGCTTCCACCTCCGCTGCGTCCACCACCAGACCGCCTGCCCGCTCTGCTTCACGCCGTGGCGCGACGTGCCGGGCGTGGCGCCCGCCCGGGACCTGCTCTTCCGCGACGACGAGCCGCTCGAGCCGCAGCCCGCAGCTGCCGCCACGGAGACGACGACTGCCGGCGGCGGAGTGATGTCCATCACGACGCACTGCGAATACCCTGCCATCGCCAAGGACGCCAGCCGCGACGGCTTCGCGGTGCTCGTGCACGCCAAGGCTCCCGCGCTGGCTCCGGCCGCGGCGAAGGCGGCGCGCGCGCCCCTTGATCTCGTGATGGTGCTCGACGTCAGCGGGAGCATGGGCGGCCGCAAGCTGGCGCTGCTTAAGCAGGCCGTGGGCTTCGTCGTCGACAAGCTCGGCCCCCACGACCGCCTCAGCCTCGAGTCCTTCTCGTGCGACGCCCGCCGCCTCACCCGCCTCACGCGCATGTCCGACGCCGGGCGGGCCTCGACCGAGCGCACCGTGGAGTCCCTGGCCGCGGGTGGCGGGACCAACATCAAGGAGGGCCTTCGCGAGGCGGCCAAGGTGATCGACGGCCGCCGCTACAGGAACGCCGTCACCGGCGTCATcctgctctccgacggccaagacAACTACACGCTGTCTTCAAGGTTTTACAATCAAGACGTGGCCACCGACTACAGCGTGCTCGTGCCACCTTCCCTGATCCGCACGGGCGACGGGTCCTCGCCGCCGATCCACACGTTCGGCTTTGGGACCGACCACGACTCGGCGGCCATGCACACCATCGCGGAGGCCACCGGCGGCACGTTCGCCTTCATCGAGAACGAGGCCGTCATCCAGGACTCGTTCGCGCAGTGCATCGGCGGGCTTCTCTCGGTCGCCGCGCAGGAGGCGCGCGTCGCCGTCGAGTGCGTCTGCCCCGGCGTTCGCGTTCGGTCCATCAAGTCGGGGCGCTACAAGAGCCGCGTCGATGCCAACGGGCGCGCCGCCGCGGTGGAAATCGGCGAGCTATACGCCGACGAGGAAAGGCGCTTCCTGCTGCTAGTGGACGTGCCGACGGCCGGCGCCACGGACGACGTGACATCGCTGATGAAGGTGAGCTGCACATACCGCGACGTGGCGACCGGGCAGTCGGTGGACGTGGCAGGCGAGGACGTGGCGGTGAAGAGGCCGGTCGAGGCGCCGGAGGCAGAGCCGGACGTGGAGGTCGAGCGGGAGCGCCTCCGCGTGCAGGCCGCCGAGGACatcgcggcggcgcgggcggcggccgagcgcggcgagcacgcggaGGCGTCGGAGATGCTCAGCCGCCGGCGCATGGCGCTGAGGCAGTCGCCGCTGGGCGCGAGCGGCGACGCCGGGTGCGCGGAGCTGGCGGCGGAGCTGGGCGAGCTGAGCGAGCGCGTGGGGGACCGGAGGGAGTACGACCTGTCGGGGCGCGCGTCGTTGCTGTGCGGCATGAGCGCGCACTCGCAGCAGCGCACGTCGGTCAAAGTTGGGAGGGCGAGGTACGCGACTCCCGCCATGCGTAAGATGGTGGACCTGTCGGTGAAGACTcgtgagcagcagcagcagcagcatcgccGCCCTCGAGGAcgacgatgccgccgccgccgccaccttcgaCGGCGACGCCGGCTCTCGCTAAGAACCTGGTGA